From Streptomyces sp. NBC_00370, a single genomic window includes:
- a CDS encoding IclR family transcriptional regulator, producing the protein MAAAARGRKPEEVKSAARVLEVLELLGENGARLSLAEMASAMAVPKSSLHAILRTMEARRWVDLDGTGTRYSLGLKALLTGTAYLEGDDVTSLAGPVLDALAEETGESVHLGRLDGTDVVYLAKRESRHALRMYSAVGRRLPAHATALGKAMLSQYEAAEVRMRLNWPLERLTPDTVTDPDELLAQLADARLRGWASDDGENSVDIRCVAVALGTGHGGGDAISCSVPKVRMDDARAEEIAGAVTEAAHSLRTLLKRLGQH; encoded by the coding sequence GTGGCAGCAGCAGCGCGTGGGCGCAAGCCGGAAGAGGTCAAGTCCGCCGCCCGGGTGCTTGAGGTGCTCGAACTGCTCGGGGAGAACGGCGCCCGGCTCTCGCTCGCCGAGATGGCGTCGGCGATGGCGGTGCCGAAGAGCAGCCTGCACGCGATCCTCCGCACCATGGAGGCCAGGCGCTGGGTGGACCTGGACGGCACCGGCACCCGCTACAGCCTGGGCCTCAAGGCCCTGCTGACGGGGACCGCCTATTTGGAGGGCGACGACGTCACGAGCCTCGCGGGCCCGGTGCTCGACGCGCTCGCCGAGGAGACAGGCGAGTCGGTCCACCTGGGCAGGCTCGACGGCACGGACGTCGTCTACCTGGCCAAACGCGAGTCACGGCACGCCCTGCGGATGTACTCCGCGGTGGGCAGACGGCTGCCGGCGCACGCCACGGCGTTGGGCAAGGCGATGCTCTCCCAGTACGAGGCGGCCGAGGTGCGGATGCGGCTCAACTGGCCACTGGAGCGGCTCACCCCCGACACCGTGACCGATCCGGACGAACTGCTCGCGCAGCTCGCCGACGCCCGGCTGCGCGGCTGGGCGTCGGACGACGGGGAGAACTCCGTCGACATCCGGTGCGTGGCCGTCGCGCTCGGTACCGGACACGGCGGCGGCGACGCGATCAGCTGCTCGGTACCCAAGGTCCGGATGGACGACGCGCGCGCCGAGGAGATCGCCGGCGCCGTCACCGAGGCCGCACACTCGCTACGGACCCTCCTCAAACGGCTCGGTCAGCACTGA
- a CDS encoding enolase C-terminal domain-like protein: MAQPDARSDVLASAPWVEERGAKIRITAVRTFLTAPHGCPHLIVRVETNEPGLYGLGCASDPQRTLAVRSVLDDYLAPMLVGRDPDDIEDIHRLMLNSAYWRGGSLTGNALGGVDVALWDLKAKRLGAPLYSLFGGRVRSRADAYTHVDGAEAAEIADKVTAARELGYRHVRVQAAVPGSDTYGTKAAGGADPRAARLRSVPWDSAAYLRTVPRILTEVRALVGDEVELLHDVHERLDPRQARDFLRRVEDAGLYFVEDLLAPEDAAHFAGLRAHSPVPLAVGELFSDIGQFLPLLEGPAIDFARIRVPTLGGLTPARKLAVLCELRGVRLAPHGPADVSPVAQAATIAMDISSHAFGVQEAAVFRPPVHEVFPGTITAAGGSLAPSETPGHGVDFDEAAARRHPVPEPLEHDRWAMLRNTDGSVQRP; the protein is encoded by the coding sequence ATGGCTCAGCCTGATGCCCGCTCCGACGTTCTCGCCTCAGCTCCCTGGGTCGAGGAACGCGGCGCCAAGATCCGCATCACGGCCGTACGCACGTTCCTGACAGCCCCGCACGGCTGTCCCCATCTCATCGTCCGCGTCGAGACCAACGAACCCGGGCTCTACGGTCTGGGGTGTGCGAGCGATCCGCAGCGCACCCTCGCCGTCCGCTCGGTCCTCGACGACTATCTCGCTCCGATGCTGGTCGGGCGCGATCCCGACGACATCGAGGACATCCACCGGCTGATGCTCAACAGCGCCTACTGGCGCGGCGGTTCGCTGACCGGCAACGCGCTCGGCGGGGTCGATGTCGCGCTGTGGGACCTCAAGGCGAAGCGCCTCGGCGCTCCCCTCTACTCACTGTTCGGCGGCCGGGTCAGAAGCCGCGCCGACGCGTACACGCATGTCGACGGCGCCGAAGCCGCCGAGATCGCCGACAAGGTCACGGCGGCGCGGGAGCTGGGCTACCGCCATGTCCGCGTCCAGGCGGCGGTCCCCGGCTCCGACACGTACGGCACGAAGGCGGCGGGCGGCGCCGACCCCCGGGCGGCGCGGCTGCGTTCGGTGCCCTGGGACTCCGCCGCCTATCTGCGGACCGTGCCGCGGATCCTGACCGAGGTACGCGCCCTCGTCGGTGACGAGGTGGAGCTGCTGCACGACGTCCACGAGCGGCTCGACCCGCGCCAGGCGCGTGACTTCCTGCGCCGGGTCGAGGACGCGGGGCTGTACTTCGTGGAGGATCTGCTCGCCCCCGAGGACGCGGCCCACTTCGCCGGGCTGCGTGCCCATTCGCCCGTGCCGCTGGCCGTCGGTGAACTCTTCAGCGACATCGGCCAGTTCCTGCCGCTGCTCGAAGGGCCCGCCATCGACTTCGCGCGGATCCGGGTACCGACCCTGGGCGGTCTGACCCCCGCCCGCAAGCTCGCCGTCCTGTGCGAGCTGCGCGGTGTCCGGCTGGCACCGCACGGCCCCGCCGATGTCAGCCCCGTCGCGCAGGCCGCCACGATCGCCATGGACATCAGCAGCCACGCCTTCGGCGTCCAGGAGGCGGCGGTCTTCCGGCCGCCGGTGCACGAGGTGTTCCCCGGCACGATCACCGCCGCGGGCGGGAGCCTGGCACCATCCGAGACCCCCGGCCACGGCGTCGACTTCGACGAGGCCGCCGCCCGCCGTCATCCCGTGCCCGAGCCGCTGGAGCACGACCGCTGGGCCATGCTGCGCAACACCGATGGGAGCGTGCAACGACCGTGA
- a CDS encoding ThuA domain-containing protein: protein MTTDTRRALVVRGGWAGHSPVETTDLFLPFLRDNGYAVEIADTLDVYTEAALLAATDLVVQCWTMGEISKEQVAGLTAAVRAGTGFAGWHGGIVDAFRGSVDYTLLTGGQFLMHPHGYSDHRVTLVEDRAGHPVLAGLGDFDVHTEKYWMATDPSIDVLATVEFEAGEDRERPVTMPAVWTRTSGAGRVFVSAVGHKPDDFDVPEVRALTERGLLWASR, encoded by the coding sequence GTGACGACCGACACCCGACGGGCACTCGTCGTCCGTGGCGGCTGGGCGGGACACTCGCCCGTCGAGACCACGGACCTCTTCCTGCCCTTCCTGCGCGACAACGGCTACGCCGTGGAGATCGCCGACACCCTCGACGTCTACACCGAAGCGGCGCTGCTCGCCGCGACCGATCTCGTCGTCCAGTGCTGGACCATGGGCGAGATCAGCAAGGAGCAGGTCGCGGGACTCACCGCGGCCGTCAGGGCCGGCACCGGATTCGCGGGCTGGCACGGCGGGATCGTGGACGCCTTCCGCGGCAGTGTCGACTACACGCTGCTCACCGGCGGCCAGTTCCTGATGCATCCGCACGGCTACTCCGACCACCGGGTCACCCTCGTCGAGGACCGCGCCGGGCATCCGGTGCTCGCCGGGCTCGGCGACTTCGACGTGCACACCGAGAAGTACTGGATGGCCACCGACCCGTCCATCGACGTGCTGGCGACGGTGGAGTTCGAGGCCGGCGAGGACCGCGAGCGGCCGGTCACCATGCCGGCCGTCTGGACCAGGACCTCGGGCGCCGGGCGGGTCTTCGTCTCCGCCGTCGGCCACAAACCGGACGACTTCGACGTGCCCGAGGTGCGGGCACTGACCGAGAGGGGACTGCTGTGGGCGAGCCGTTGA
- a CDS encoding Gfo/Idh/MocA family protein has translation MGEPLRIGMVGAGKISGAYLDTLERLENVTLTAVTDLNAERAAAVAERVPGVTVVDSVADLVVRDDVDAVLNLTIPAVHAEVARAALAAGKHVYGEKPLTTDLAEAGELLATAGAAGLRVGCAPDTVLGTGVQTARKAVDDGLIGTPVAAMAFMTTPGHEAWHPDPEFYYRPGGGPLLDMGPYYVSALVQLLGPVVKVTGASSRPRAERQIGSGPRAGERFAVEIDTHVTGVLHHAGGQLSTLVMSFDIAKARLPRIEVHGTDASLSVPDPNNFDGAVELFRTGGDWETLPVSAGYAGGGRGTGLADLADALAEGRPHRASGEVARHVLDVMLTLLDSAKEGRTLDIGSTCARPEPVTW, from the coding sequence GTGGGCGAGCCGTTGAGGATCGGGATGGTCGGCGCCGGCAAGATCAGCGGCGCCTATCTGGACACCCTGGAGCGGCTGGAGAACGTGACGCTGACCGCCGTCACCGATCTGAACGCCGAGCGCGCCGCGGCCGTCGCCGAACGGGTGCCGGGCGTGACCGTCGTCGACTCGGTCGCCGACCTCGTCGTACGGGACGACGTGGACGCGGTGCTCAACCTGACCATCCCCGCCGTGCACGCGGAGGTCGCCAGGGCGGCTCTCGCCGCGGGCAAGCACGTGTACGGCGAGAAGCCGCTCACCACCGACCTGGCCGAGGCCGGCGAACTGCTCGCCACCGCCGGGGCGGCCGGGCTGCGGGTCGGCTGCGCGCCCGACACCGTCCTCGGCACGGGCGTGCAGACCGCGCGTAAGGCGGTCGACGACGGTCTGATCGGCACGCCGGTCGCCGCGATGGCGTTCATGACCACACCGGGCCACGAGGCGTGGCACCCGGACCCGGAGTTCTACTACCGGCCGGGCGGCGGGCCGTTGCTCGACATGGGCCCGTACTACGTCTCGGCCCTCGTCCAGTTGCTGGGCCCCGTCGTCAAGGTCACCGGCGCGTCCTCCCGGCCGCGCGCCGAGCGGCAGATCGGCAGCGGCCCACGGGCCGGTGAGCGGTTCGCGGTGGAGATCGACACCCATGTCACCGGCGTGCTCCACCACGCTGGCGGCCAACTCAGCACGCTAGTCATGAGTTTCGACATCGCCAAGGCCCGGCTGCCGCGTATCGAGGTGCACGGCACGGACGCGTCCCTCTCGGTGCCCGACCCCAACAACTTCGACGGCGCCGTCGAGTTGTTCAGGACCGGCGGCGACTGGGAGACCCTGCCCGTCTCGGCCGGCTATGCCGGAGGCGGGCGCGGCACCGGCCTCGCCGACCTGGCCGACGCACTCGCCGAAGGGCGCCCGCACCGGGCGTCGGGCGAGGTGGCCCGACATGTCCTCGATGTGATGCTGACGCTGCTCGACTCGGCGAAGGAAGGCAGGACACTCGACATCGGGAGTACCTGCGCCAGGCCGGAGCCCGTCACCTGGTAG
- a CDS encoding alpha-mannosidase has translation MHDRSKQGEARTAHFLADRLRPALYTGRLPMDVTAWHIPGEPVPVGVALRAEYRPFVVGDAWGGPWSTSWFRLDCEIPARWAGRRVEAVIDLGDGAEGLVHDEHGTPLQGLHAANRAVTLSTSASGGEQVRLLVEAAANPPIDADSGAGSHYGDPLTAGDEPLYRLVRADLAVRDEDIWQLIHDLDVLDGLMRALPERTPRRHEILRALEHAVDVVDPRDIAGTAGRARAVLAPVLARRAHESAHTVTAVGHAHLDSAWLWPMRETVRRSARTFSTVATLAEEYPELTFAASSAQQYAWMKDHHPHVFERVRKAVADGNWAPVGGMWVEPDVNLPGGEALARQFVYGRRFHREELGVETDGVWLPDSPGMTAAFPQLALLAGARWFLAHKLAENDTNAMPHHTFWWEGIDGSRIFSHFPPADEHSSALSGGELADAVDAFADKGGATRSLMPFGAAGGGGPTRDMLERARRLADLEGSPRVEIQHPAHFFRAATEEYGDAPVWRGELYLESHRGGYTSQARSKRGNRRAESLLREAELWSATAAVRGGVPYPYEELETLWKRVLLHQSHDILPGGSIAWVHQEAEQAYRDIHRRLDQLVRRAVGTPGTGSGSDTAVFNAGPLARREVVVLEAGLPAEGGQRLSDGRTAALAQAPALGAGQLGGRADGTAPVTVRTTEDGGQLLENGLVRILVDREGLVRSAVDLGTGRDAVAPGGAGNLLQLHRDDPPRGSAWNLEAGHHAPHRDLDLATGVEVTERGPLLATVRVRRTTGRSAVTQELTLTAGGRSLAVTTDVDWRERDTLLKAAWPLDVHAERSTGEIQFGHVERATHENTSWEAARYELWAHRWIHVGEHNWGVALACDATYGYDVSRHTREDGGTTTTVRLSLLRAAHSPDPHADRGPQRFRHTLRPGAGVGDAVAEGYALNLPLRPAPGPAAAAEPLISVGHPDVVVEAVKLADDRSGDVVVRLYESRGGRVATTLTAGFPVREVRETDLLEETLAVRPHEHGAIPLTLRPFQILTLRLVRAAESPGDTDD, from the coding sequence ATGCATGACCGCAGTAAGCAGGGAGAGGCGCGGACCGCGCATTTCCTCGCGGACCGTTTGCGTCCCGCGCTGTACACCGGGCGGCTCCCGATGGATGTCACCGCCTGGCACATCCCCGGCGAGCCTGTCCCTGTCGGGGTCGCGCTGCGCGCCGAGTACCGGCCGTTCGTCGTCGGCGACGCCTGGGGCGGGCCCTGGTCGACCAGCTGGTTCCGGCTCGACTGCGAGATACCGGCGCGCTGGGCGGGCCGCCGGGTCGAGGCGGTCATCGACCTCGGAGACGGCGCCGAAGGCCTCGTCCACGACGAGCACGGCACTCCGCTGCAAGGGCTCCACGCGGCCAACAGGGCCGTGACGCTGTCCACTTCGGCGAGCGGCGGCGAGCAGGTACGGCTGCTCGTCGAGGCCGCCGCCAATCCCCCGATCGACGCTGACTCCGGCGCGGGCAGCCACTACGGCGACCCGCTCACCGCGGGCGACGAACCGCTGTACCGGCTGGTCCGCGCCGACCTCGCGGTGCGCGACGAGGACATCTGGCAGCTCATCCACGACCTCGACGTACTGGACGGGCTGATGCGGGCGCTGCCGGAGCGCACTCCGCGCCGGCACGAGATCCTGCGGGCCCTGGAACACGCCGTCGATGTCGTGGACCCGCGTGACATCGCCGGTACGGCCGGGCGCGCCCGCGCGGTGCTCGCCCCCGTACTGGCCCGCCGCGCCCACGAGTCGGCGCACACCGTGACCGCCGTGGGCCACGCGCATCTCGACTCGGCGTGGCTGTGGCCGATGCGGGAGACCGTACGCAGGAGCGCCCGCACCTTCAGCACCGTCGCCACCCTCGCCGAGGAGTACCCGGAGCTGACGTTCGCCGCTTCGTCGGCGCAGCAGTACGCCTGGATGAAGGACCACCATCCGCATGTCTTCGAGCGGGTGCGCAAGGCCGTCGCCGACGGCAACTGGGCGCCGGTCGGCGGGATGTGGGTGGAGCCGGACGTCAATCTGCCCGGCGGCGAGGCGCTGGCCCGGCAGTTCGTCTACGGGCGGCGCTTCCACCGGGAGGAGCTGGGGGTCGAGACCGACGGGGTCTGGCTGCCCGACTCCCCCGGAATGACCGCCGCCTTCCCGCAGTTGGCGCTGCTCGCCGGGGCGCGCTGGTTCCTCGCGCACAAGCTCGCCGAGAACGACACCAACGCCATGCCGCATCACACCTTCTGGTGGGAGGGGATCGACGGCAGCCGGATCTTCAGCCATTTCCCGCCGGCCGACGAGCACAGTTCCGCCCTCTCCGGCGGTGAACTGGCCGACGCCGTGGACGCGTTCGCCGACAAGGGCGGTGCGACCCGCTCGCTGATGCCGTTCGGCGCCGCGGGCGGCGGCGGTCCGACCAGGGACATGCTGGAGCGGGCCCGCAGGCTCGCGGATCTCGAAGGCTCGCCGCGGGTCGAGATCCAGCACCCGGCGCACTTCTTCCGCGCGGCCACCGAGGAGTACGGGGACGCGCCGGTGTGGCGGGGTGAGCTGTATCTGGAGAGCCACCGCGGCGGCTACACCAGTCAGGCGCGCTCGAAGCGGGGCAACCGCCGGGCCGAATCGCTGCTCCGCGAGGCGGAGTTGTGGTCGGCCACGGCAGCCGTACGGGGCGGTGTGCCGTACCCGTACGAGGAACTCGAAACGCTCTGGAAGCGGGTGCTGCTCCACCAGAGCCACGACATCCTGCCGGGCGGCTCGATCGCCTGGGTGCACCAGGAGGCCGAGCAGGCATACCGCGACATCCACCGCCGGCTCGACCAGCTCGTCCGGCGCGCCGTCGGCACACCCGGCACCGGCTCCGGCAGTGACACGGCCGTCTTCAACGCGGGTCCGCTGGCCCGCAGGGAGGTCGTCGTTCTCGAAGCCGGCCTGCCGGCCGAAGGCGGCCAGCGGCTCTCCGACGGCCGGACCGCGGCCCTGGCGCAGGCGCCCGCGCTGGGCGCCGGACAGCTCGGCGGCCGGGCGGACGGCACCGCCCCGGTGACCGTACGGACCACCGAGGACGGCGGACAGCTGCTGGAGAACGGGCTGGTGCGGATCCTGGTCGACCGGGAAGGGCTGGTGCGCTCGGCGGTCGATCTCGGCACCGGGCGGGACGCCGTGGCACCGGGCGGCGCGGGCAACCTGCTGCAACTGCACCGCGACGACCCGCCGCGCGGCAGCGCCTGGAACCTCGAAGCCGGGCACCACGCCCCGCATCGCGATCTCGACCTGGCGACCGGTGTCGAGGTCACGGAGCGCGGTCCGCTGCTGGCGACCGTACGGGTGCGGCGCACCACGGGCCGCTCGGCCGTCACCCAGGAGCTGACCCTGACGGCGGGCGGCAGGTCGCTCGCCGTCACGACGGACGTCGACTGGCGCGAGCGCGACACCCTGCTCAAGGCCGCCTGGCCGCTGGACGTGCACGCCGAACGCAGCACGGGCGAGATCCAGTTCGGTCATGTGGAGCGGGCGACGCATGAGAACACCAGCTGGGAGGCGGCCCGTTACGAGCTGTGGGCGCACCGCTGGATCCATGTCGGCGAGCACAACTGGGGAGTCGCCCTGGCCTGCGACGCGACATACGGCTACGACGTGTCGCGGCACACCCGCGAGGACGGCGGGACCACCACGACCGTACGGCTGTCGCTGCTGCGCGCCGCGCACAGCCCGGACCCGCACGCCGACCGGGGGCCGCAGCGGTTCCGGCACACCCTGCGCCCGGGGGCCGGTGTGGGTGACGCCGTCGCCGAGGGATACGCGCTGAATCTGCCGCTGCGTCCCGCGCCGGGACCGGCCGCCGCCGCTGAGCCGCTGATCTCCGTCGGCCATCCGGACGTCGTCGTGGAGGCGGTGAAGCTCGCCGACGACCGCTCGGGCGACGTGGTCGTACGGCTCTACGAGTCGCGCGGCGGCCGGGTCGCCACCACACTCACCGCCGGGTTCCCGGTCAGGGAGGTGCGCGAGACGGATCTGCTGGAGGAGACCCTGGCCGTCCGGCCGCACGAGCACGGCGCGATACCGCTCACACTGCGGCCGTTCCAGATCCTCACCCTGCGGCTGGTACGGGCCGCCGAGTCCCCGGGAGACACCGATGATTGA
- a CDS encoding ROK family protein, which yields MIDDRPGEGAVGLLLPDDRSVLRRWAADGGPLAVRANIVLLAADGLRDAEISRRLGVSRQTVGNWRQRWTSAGIGGLEHRPRTGRPATVDEAEVVTRTLLAPGGSGASRAVARELGLSHATVAGIRRRWRLNPDESPAPSVPTRPPLPGGDVWVMGLYVDRCRAVLLAGTRDRTRAPAAAGTVIGADVLAGLDKALDLALTTGPAGAGSGTGPAESAAAPHDPGALAAYLAEAGRCHPDLDLHAIALWDAPGLPLLPEAPAGPVTCHQIPARATWRSFLRAMIALDSTSHPESSRRVYLDLAAELERYVAARAEGGGDAVRWLRETVAGHLGTDRAADGAARGHTWSGVNQIDLGSFNECVVIETVRLSGTITRGEIAHRTGLTQQSVSRIARSLLDRGILIEDAQRRATSGKPRTPVRLSGTAAHALGIHIDPELLTAVVIDLDGAIVCTRTRPVTADINPAEFVDRVAALGREALDEARGAVRADGFLGIGVAVPGPVDIASGTVLGPPLMSAWGDLPLLYLLKDHFPCPVIMEKDCIAAAAGERWIGRDRRARDFAYLYLGTGVGTGLYLNGDIYRGISANAGEFGQLCAIAMGRVGEDGRPEMMPECNPPVSVPDFAVRRGMRPAPSAAGSTAAYLAVGEAAAAGDPAAAGAVREVARAVGRGALGMIDLLDIDLIVLGGPFFTPDVADFYLAEIGRTVNEFPTARRLRRVEVEPSLLSAEAAAVGAASTIFHATFTPRLRGRGGAGRRD from the coding sequence ATGATTGACGACCGCCCCGGCGAAGGCGCGGTCGGTCTGCTCCTCCCGGACGACCGTTCCGTGCTGCGCCGTTGGGCCGCCGACGGCGGCCCGCTCGCCGTCCGGGCGAATATCGTGCTGCTCGCCGCCGACGGTCTGCGCGACGCCGAGATCTCCCGGCGGCTCGGCGTTTCCCGGCAGACGGTGGGCAATTGGCGCCAGCGCTGGACGAGCGCCGGCATCGGCGGCCTCGAACACCGGCCGCGCACCGGCAGACCGGCGACCGTCGACGAGGCCGAGGTCGTCACGCGTACCCTGCTCGCCCCCGGCGGTTCCGGCGCTTCCCGGGCCGTGGCACGGGAGTTGGGCCTCTCGCACGCCACGGTCGCCGGGATCAGACGGCGCTGGCGCCTCAACCCGGACGAGTCGCCCGCCCCTTCCGTGCCGACCCGACCGCCGCTGCCCGGCGGTGACGTCTGGGTGATGGGCCTGTACGTCGACCGGTGTCGCGCCGTACTGCTGGCGGGCACCAGGGACCGTACGCGGGCGCCCGCTGCGGCGGGGACGGTGATCGGCGCCGATGTGCTCGCCGGGCTCGACAAGGCGCTGGACCTGGCGCTGACCACGGGCCCCGCAGGCGCCGGAAGCGGAACCGGACCCGCCGAATCCGCGGCTGCCCCGCACGATCCCGGCGCGCTGGCCGCCTATCTGGCCGAGGCAGGCCGCTGCCATCCGGATCTCGATCTGCACGCCATCGCCCTGTGGGACGCTCCCGGGCTGCCCCTGCTGCCCGAAGCGCCGGCCGGGCCCGTGACCTGCCATCAGATCCCGGCCCGCGCCACCTGGCGCAGCTTCCTGCGCGCGATGATCGCCCTCGACTCGACCAGCCACCCCGAGTCCTCGCGCCGGGTCTATCTCGACCTGGCCGCCGAGCTGGAGCGGTACGTCGCCGCGCGGGCCGAGGGCGGCGGCGACGCGGTGCGCTGGCTGCGCGAGACGGTCGCCGGGCATCTCGGCACCGACCGCGCGGCGGACGGTGCGGCGCGCGGTCACACGTGGAGCGGTGTCAACCAGATCGATCTCGGCTCGTTCAACGAGTGTGTGGTCATCGAGACGGTACGGCTGTCCGGCACCATCACCCGGGGCGAGATCGCGCACCGCACCGGCCTCACCCAGCAGTCCGTGTCCAGGATCGCCCGGTCGCTGCTGGACCGGGGCATCCTGATCGAGGACGCGCAGCGGCGCGCCACGTCCGGCAAACCCCGTACGCCGGTGCGGCTTTCGGGGACGGCGGCGCACGCGCTGGGCATCCATATCGACCCCGAGCTGCTGACGGCCGTCGTCATCGACCTGGACGGGGCGATCGTCTGCACCCGCACCCGGCCGGTCACCGCCGACATCAATCCGGCCGAGTTCGTCGACCGGGTCGCGGCGCTGGGCAGGGAAGCGCTGGACGAGGCGCGCGGCGCCGTGCGCGCCGACGGCTTCCTCGGCATCGGGGTCGCGGTGCCGGGCCCTGTCGACATCGCTTCGGGCACGGTGCTCGGTCCGCCGCTGATGTCGGCCTGGGGCGATCTGCCGCTGCTGTATCTGCTCAAGGACCACTTCCCCTGCCCGGTCATCATGGAGAAGGACTGCATCGCGGCGGCGGCGGGCGAGCGCTGGATCGGCCGGGACCGCAGGGCGCGTGACTTCGCGTATCTGTATCTCGGTACGGGAGTCGGCACCGGGCTCTATCTCAACGGCGACATCTACCGGGGCATCAGCGCCAACGCCGGTGAGTTCGGCCAGCTCTGCGCCATCGCGATGGGGCGGGTGGGCGAGGACGGCAGACCGGAGATGATGCCCGAGTGCAATCCGCCGGTGTCCGTGCCCGACTTCGCCGTGCGGCGCGGTATGCGTCCCGCGCCGTCGGCCGCCGGGAGCACGGCGGCCTATCTGGCGGTGGGCGAGGCGGCGGCCGCCGGGGATCCGGCGGCGGCGGGCGCGGTGCGTGAGGTCGCCAGGGCGGTGGGGCGCGGCGCGCTGGGGATGATCGATCTGCTGGACATCGATCTGATCGTGCTGGGCGGCCCGTTCTTCACGCCGGACGTCGCCGACTTCTACCTGGCCGAGATCGGCCGCACCGTCAACGAGTTCCCGACGGCGCGGCGGCTGCGCCGGGTCGAGGTCGAACCGTCGCTGCTCAGTGCGGAGGCGGCGGCGGTGGGCGCGGCCTCCACCATCTTCCACGCCACGTTCACCCCGCGGCTGCGGGGCAGAGGCGGCGCGGGCCGCCGGGACTGA
- a CDS encoding glycoside hydrolase family 71/99-like protein, whose amino-acid sequence MSMSRRSAIASALAATAAIGGLGAAQQAGAASAPRRKSAFGPAASPVGDVVGKITVGYQGWFACIGDGAPINSWWHYSANGGQPPSPSNTTLVSWPEMKEYSKTYRTAYPNLNSGQPATLFSSWDQQTVDTHFRWMQENGCDTAALQRFNPFGAEGPTRDGMAQKVRQAAEAHGRKFYIMYDVSGWTSMQSQIKDDWTSKMKAYTASGAYAKQNGKPVVCIWGFGFSDSGRPFEPAPCLDVVNWFKSQGCYVIGGVPTHWRTGTDDSRAGFSDVYHAFNMISPWMVGRISNVSQADQFARDLNGPDQADCDAHGIDYQPCVIPGDLQGRARAHGDLMWRQFYNLTGIGAQGFYISMFDEFNEGNQIAKTAETAADVPAGSGIFALDEDGTSCSSDYYLRLTNDGGRMLKGQLARTPNRPTQPRV is encoded by the coding sequence GTGAGTATGTCACGACGTTCGGCCATCGCCTCGGCGCTGGCCGCCACGGCCGCGATCGGTGGCCTCGGCGCCGCTCAGCAGGCCGGAGCCGCGTCCGCACCGAGACGCAAGAGTGCCTTCGGACCCGCCGCCAGCCCCGTCGGCGACGTGGTCGGCAAAATCACCGTCGGCTATCAGGGCTGGTTCGCCTGTATCGGCGACGGCGCGCCCATCAACAGCTGGTGGCACTACAGCGCCAACGGTGGCCAGCCGCCGTCGCCCAGCAATACGACACTGGTGTCGTGGCCCGAAATGAAGGAGTACAGCAAGACATATCGCACCGCCTACCCGAACCTGAACAGCGGTCAGCCCGCCACGCTGTTCTCGTCGTGGGACCAGCAGACGGTGGACACGCACTTCCGCTGGATGCAGGAGAACGGCTGTGACACCGCGGCCCTCCAGCGGTTCAACCCGTTCGGCGCCGAGGGGCCGACCCGCGACGGCATGGCGCAGAAGGTGCGTCAGGCGGCGGAGGCGCACGGCCGCAAGTTCTACATCATGTACGACGTGAGCGGCTGGACGTCGATGCAGTCGCAGATCAAGGACGACTGGACGTCGAAGATGAAGGCGTACACGGCGTCGGGCGCGTACGCGAAGCAGAACGGCAAGCCGGTGGTGTGCATCTGGGGCTTCGGCTTCAGCGACTCGGGGCGGCCCTTCGAGCCGGCGCCGTGCCTGGACGTCGTCAACTGGTTCAAGAGCCAGGGCTGTTACGTCATCGGCGGGGTGCCGACCCACTGGCGCACGGGTACGGACGACTCGCGCGCGGGCTTCTCCGACGTGTACCACGCGTTCAACATGATCTCGCCCTGGATGGTGGGCCGGATCAGCAACGTCAGCCAGGCCGACCAGTTCGCCCGCGACCTCAACGGCCCGGACCAGGCGGACTGCGACGCGCACGGGATCGACTACCAGCCGTGTGTGATCCCCGGCGATCTGCAGGGCAGGGCGCGCGCCCACGGTGATCTGATGTGGCGTCAGTTCTACAACCTCACGGGTATCGGGGCGCAGGGCTTCTACATCTCGATGTTCGACGAGTTCAACGAGGGCAACCAGATCGCCAAGACCGCCGAGACGGCCGCCGACGTACCGGCCGGGTCCGGGATCTTCGCCCTGGACGAGGACGGCACCTCCTGCTCGTCCGACTACTATCTGCGGCTGACCAACGACGGCGGCCGCATGCTCAAGGGGCAGCTTGCACGCACCCCCAACCGCCCCACGCAGCCACGCGTCTGA